One Candidatus Hinthialibacter antarcticus DNA window includes the following coding sequences:
- a CDS encoding class I SAM-dependent methyltransferase produces the protein MSLYDQVKQRDREIAREHAGRDAYFSLSPTRVSLTRVLLPAARQVLRGRILDAGAGMTAYAPALKESVEDYVAVDIQSNPRLDAVGSVMQLPLRDEAFDGVFCSQVLEHVDDPQAALHEFFRCMKPGGALALSVPHLAYLHNEPHDYFRYTKHGLRVLLERAGFVEITIQPAGGLLSFLGHIPSVIAKSVAKPVPGLNWTVYAFNAWYSRAISYIDAYLEPRKLFALNYVAVARKPGAPHD, from the coding sequence ATGAGCCTGTACGACCAAGTCAAACAACGCGACCGCGAAATCGCTCGTGAACACGCCGGGCGCGACGCCTATTTTTCGTTGTCGCCCACGCGCGTTAGCCTGACGCGGGTGCTCCTGCCTGCGGCGCGGCAAGTGCTGCGCGGGCGCATACTTGATGCGGGCGCGGGCATGACGGCGTATGCGCCAGCCCTGAAAGAAAGCGTTGAAGACTACGTCGCGGTCGATATTCAATCGAACCCGCGCCTCGATGCGGTCGGTTCGGTGATGCAATTGCCGTTGCGCGATGAGGCGTTCGACGGCGTGTTTTGTTCGCAGGTGTTGGAGCACGTTGACGATCCCCAGGCGGCGCTGCATGAGTTCTTTCGCTGCATGAAGCCGGGCGGCGCGTTGGCGCTGAGCGTACCTCACTTGGCCTACCTTCACAACGAACCGCATGACTACTTTCGCTATACCAAACACGGATTGCGCGTGTTGTTAGAACGCGCGGGGTTCGTCGAAATTACAATCCAACCCGCAGGCGGATTGCTCTCATTTCTGGGGCATATCCCGTCAGTGATTGCCAAGTCCGTTGCGAAGCCTGTCCCTGGTTTGAATTGGACCGTGTACGCGTTCAATGCGTGGTATTCACGAGCGATATCTTATATTGACGCCTATTTGGAGCCGCGCAAATTGTTTGCGTTGAATTACGTCGCGGTTGCGCGTAAGCCAGGGGCGCCGCATGACTGA
- the recA gene encoding recombinase RecA: protein MSVDAKDRQKAIDLAINQIEKQFGRGSIMKMGDAPRQAVSVIPTGSLTLDDALGVGGVPRGRVIEIYGPESSGKTTLAQHIVAECQKLGGTAAFIDAEHAIDIEYSAKLGVDVDNLLVSQPDTGEQALDIVEMLVRSGAVDIIVVDSVAALVPRAEIDGEMGDTQVGLQARLMSKALRKLTAILNKSHCCAIFINQIREKIGVMFGNPETTSGGRALKFYSSIRLDIRRTGTIKEKGVAVANRVKVKVVKNKIAPPFREAEFDLTFGEGISRTGELLDIGVEHDIVDKSGAWYMYKEEKLGQGRENAKNTLKENPEIFDEIHSRIRIALGIDKDPNAEVPPVDAPETVDATSDDAKPAKEEKKK, encoded by the coding sequence GTGTCTGTAGACGCCAAAGACCGCCAAAAAGCGATAGACCTAGCCATTAACCAGATTGAGAAACAATTCGGGCGCGGTTCGATTATGAAAATGGGCGATGCGCCCCGCCAAGCGGTCAGCGTCATCCCCACTGGCTCGCTCACGCTCGACGACGCGTTAGGCGTTGGCGGCGTTCCCCGGGGCCGCGTCATTGAAATATACGGGCCGGAATCGTCCGGCAAGACGACGCTGGCGCAGCACATCGTCGCTGAATGCCAGAAACTGGGCGGCACCGCCGCGTTTATTGACGCCGAACACGCGATCGACATTGAATATTCCGCCAAACTCGGCGTTGACGTCGACAACCTGCTGGTTTCACAGCCTGACACCGGCGAACAGGCGCTCGACATCGTTGAAATGCTGGTTCGCAGCGGCGCAGTCGATATTATCGTGGTTGACTCGGTGGCGGCCTTGGTGCCGCGCGCGGAAATCGACGGCGAAATGGGCGACACCCAGGTCGGCCTGCAAGCGCGGCTGATGTCGAAAGCGCTGCGCAAACTGACCGCGATTCTTAACAAATCACACTGCTGCGCGATTTTTATTAACCAGATTCGCGAAAAAATCGGCGTCATGTTCGGCAACCCCGAAACCACCAGCGGCGGACGCGCACTTAAATTTTATTCTTCTATCCGCCTTGATATTCGCCGTACCGGCACCATCAAAGAAAAAGGCGTAGCCGTCGCCAACCGCGTAAAAGTGAAGGTTGTCAAGAATAAAATCGCGCCGCCGTTCCGTGAAGCCGAGTTCGACCTGACCTTCGGCGAAGGCATATCGCGCACCGGCGAATTGCTCGACATCGGCGTTGAACATGACATTGTCGACAAAAGCGGCGCCTGGTATATGTATAAAGAAGAAAAACTGGGCCAAGGCCGCGAAAACGCAAAAAATACGCTCAAAGAAAATCCCGAAATATTTGACGAAATTCATTCCCGAATTCGTATCGCCCTCGGCATCGACAAAGACCCAAACGCTGAAGTCCCCCCTGTTGATGCTCCTGAAACCGTGGATGCGACGAGCGATGACGCAAAACCCGCGAAAGAAGAAAAAAAGAAATAA
- a CDS encoding lysylphosphatidylglycerol synthase transmembrane domain-containing protein, producing MKSRWLQFLIAIIIGGVCLFLFARSVPNWGEVWSAILKANYGLLAIAVLLGLSTIYIRAWRWRSFLGEPKVSSWKLFLIGGVGFMANGVLPARMGELIRPFLVSRMTPHKFAAALATIVVERVFDLLVILSLLAYSLWMFPLENTAADGSAPAFSVNDLGQVGAGVLVILATAVAVMSYAPHWTIGIIRFFGKFLPHGLVDKLIQIVHSFEKGSSTFRRPRSFLYCTAISLLLWLVIAFSELLVIWAFGITHVDMNGALLFMSALCFAVMFPQAPGYLGPYQIVAAMVLTHSFGVEPSTAGAIAITMWFTQVPPVIAMGLPCMAALNVSFHDLTHTGEQIPQTELDAQAD from the coding sequence GTGAAATCTCGCTGGCTGCAGTTCCTCATCGCAATCATCATTGGAGGCGTTTGTCTCTTTTTGTTCGCGCGCAGCGTTCCCAACTGGGGCGAAGTGTGGAGCGCCATACTCAAAGCCAATTACGGCCTGCTGGCGATAGCGGTATTGTTAGGGCTATCCACCATCTATATCCGCGCCTGGCGTTGGCGCTCATTTTTGGGCGAGCCGAAAGTTTCTTCGTGGAAATTGTTTCTCATCGGCGGCGTCGGCTTCATGGCCAACGGCGTTTTGCCCGCGCGCATGGGCGAACTGATTCGCCCTTTTCTGGTCAGCCGCATGACGCCGCACAAATTCGCCGCCGCGCTGGCAACGATTGTGGTCGAGCGCGTTTTTGACTTATTGGTGATCTTGTCGCTGCTGGCGTATTCGCTCTGGATGTTCCCTCTCGAAAACACCGCTGCGGATGGAAGCGCCCCCGCATTCTCCGTCAATGATTTAGGGCAGGTCGGCGCCGGGGTATTAGTGATCTTGGCGACCGCCGTCGCCGTCATGAGTTACGCGCCGCACTGGACGATTGGAATTATCCGCTTCTTCGGCAAGTTTCTGCCGCACGGCCTGGTCGACAAACTCATTCAGATCGTCCACTCGTTTGAAAAAGGCTCCTCGACCTTTCGCCGCCCGCGTTCGTTTTTATATTGCACCGCAATCAGTTTGTTGTTATGGCTAGTGATCGCCTTTAGTGAATTATTGGTGATCTGGGCGTTCGGCATTACCCACGTTGATATGAACGGCGCCTTGCTATTTATGTCGGCGTTGTGTTTTGCGGTGATGTTTCCCCAGGCGCCGGGCTATCTCGGCCCCTACCAGATCGTCGCCGCGATGGTGTTGACGCATTCTTTCGGCGTTGAACCATCAACCGCCGGGGCGATCGCCATCACCATGTGGTTTACGCAAGTGCCGCCCGTCATCGCAATGGGCCTGCCCTGCATGGCGGCGCTGAACGTCTCGTTCCATGACCTGACCCACACCGGCGAGCAAATCCCCCAGACGGAACTCGACGCCCAGGCGGACTAA
- the pheT gene encoding phenylalanine--tRNA ligase subunit beta — protein sequence MKLPYSWLAELVEGLPTPDELADVLTLRGFEVEEMTSPGAAIRDVVVAKLLETAPHPDADKLTLCKVDDGSVTHDIVCGAKNMKPGDCVALARVGTVLPGDFKIEKRKIRGQKSAGMMCSKRELGLGDDHAGILILPSDAPLGQPLIEYMGMNDVIYDLGITPNRPDVLSAVGMAREVAAACGKSLKMPDVSPIAADVDADYRPSITLEDEDLCPRYTGIVMRGIKIGPSPEWLKARLEACGVRSINAVVDATNLVLLELGQPLHAFDLKKLKGEKIVVRRAKPNEIIKTLDEAERKLSEEMLVIADAETPSAVAGVMGGFDSEVTEQSTDILIESAYFHPPSIRRTSKTLGLSSEASYRFERGVDFDMVVPAAWRCAHLIAELAGGKVAGEITVADTQNDELLEPLRERTLSLKFAYCDKLLGTPIDPTEIESIFDSLNLKKESRDAEQITVRIPTYRKDIQRQADLVEEVARCHGYNKFAPTLPLVPLKTPEPQEIDRQLIQKIKEYLNGAGLDEAVTYSFTNETFLEPFPPADVSLENDACTILNAINSSECTMRTSMVPSLLQAVKRNVSRGNTNFGLFEIARTYTPHEGHVHEKKTIAGAIVGPLIGDWRNHKTEFDFFDLKGLVDGLLQTAKLTRYRLIPGPNCLHPHRGVWVQAGKQPFGYFGELHPSLAEKDDLSGRVCVFEFELAPMSQAFRKPLALYKPFSIYPAVERDLAFLLPDGVTAQAVEKVVQKQGGALLESVALFDHYRGKQVAEGFASVAFRLTFRSPSETLKEETVDGVCRSILDELQKKLNVQLRS from the coding sequence ATGAAACTGCCCTATTCCTGGCTTGCTGAACTGGTCGAAGGCCTACCGACGCCCGATGAACTCGCTGACGTATTGACGCTTCGCGGCTTTGAAGTCGAAGAGATGACATCGCCCGGCGCTGCGATTCGCGACGTTGTGGTGGCCAAACTGCTCGAGACGGCGCCGCATCCCGACGCCGACAAACTGACGCTGTGCAAAGTCGATGACGGCTCTGTGACGCACGATATCGTCTGCGGCGCGAAAAACATGAAGCCCGGCGATTGCGTTGCCTTGGCGCGGGTGGGGACTGTGCTGCCCGGCGATTTTAAGATTGAAAAGCGCAAAATTCGCGGACAAAAATCCGCTGGCATGATGTGCTCCAAGCGCGAACTTGGCCTCGGCGACGATCACGCGGGAATCTTGATCCTGCCGTCGGACGCGCCGTTAGGCCAGCCGCTGATCGAATATATGGGGATGAATGACGTTATCTATGATCTCGGCATCACCCCCAACCGGCCCGATGTGTTGAGCGCGGTCGGCATGGCGCGCGAAGTCGCCGCCGCCTGTGGAAAATCGTTGAAGATGCCTGATGTCTCGCCCATCGCGGCGGACGTTGACGCTGACTATAGACCCAGCATTACGCTTGAAGATGAAGACCTCTGCCCGCGCTATACTGGAATCGTAATGCGCGGCATAAAAATCGGCCCTTCGCCCGAATGGCTAAAAGCGCGTCTGGAAGCCTGCGGCGTGCGCAGCATTAACGCGGTGGTAGATGCGACCAACCTGGTTTTGTTGGAACTCGGCCAGCCGCTTCATGCGTTTGATCTTAAAAAACTCAAAGGCGAAAAAATCGTTGTTCGCCGCGCCAAGCCGAATGAAATCATCAAGACGTTAGACGAAGCAGAACGCAAACTCAGCGAAGAGATGCTCGTCATTGCCGATGCGGAGACCCCTTCCGCCGTTGCCGGCGTGATGGGCGGCTTCGATAGCGAAGTGACGGAACAATCGACGGACATTCTGATTGAAAGCGCCTATTTTCATCCCCCGTCGATCCGCCGCACCAGCAAGACGCTGGGGCTGTCGTCGGAAGCCTCCTATCGTTTTGAACGCGGCGTTGATTTTGACATGGTGGTTCCCGCCGCGTGGCGTTGCGCTCATCTCATCGCCGAACTAGCGGGCGGCAAGGTCGCCGGAGAGATAACGGTCGCCGATACGCAGAATGATGAACTGCTCGAACCGTTGCGCGAGCGTACGCTGTCGTTGAAGTTCGCCTATTGCGACAAGTTGCTGGGAACGCCGATTGACCCCACTGAGATTGAATCCATCTTCGATAGCCTCAATCTAAAAAAAGAAAGCCGCGACGCCGAACAGATTACGGTGCGCATCCCGACCTATCGCAAAGACATCCAGCGGCAGGCCGATCTGGTCGAAGAAGTGGCGCGTTGCCACGGCTATAACAAATTTGCGCCTACCTTGCCTTTGGTCCCGCTCAAGACGCCGGAACCGCAAGAGATCGACCGTCAGTTAATTCAAAAGATAAAAGAATATCTCAACGGCGCCGGGCTGGACGAAGCGGTGACCTATAGTTTTACCAATGAAACATTTTTGGAACCGTTTCCACCCGCAGACGTCAGTTTAGAAAACGACGCTTGCACTATCCTGAACGCGATCAATTCAAGCGAATGCACCATGCGCACCTCGATGGTCCCGTCGCTGTTACAAGCGGTGAAGCGCAATGTATCGCGCGGCAATACCAATTTTGGCCTGTTTGAAATTGCCCGCACCTACACGCCGCACGAAGGCCATGTTCACGAAAAGAAAACCATCGCCGGGGCCATTGTCGGCCCGTTGATCGGTGATTGGCGCAACCATAAAACCGAATTCGACTTTTTCGATCTCAAAGGGCTGGTTGACGGCCTCTTGCAGACGGCGAAGTTGACGCGCTATCGTTTGATTCCCGGCCCCAATTGTTTGCATCCCCATCGCGGCGTCTGGGTGCAGGCGGGCAAGCAGCCCTTCGGCTATTTTGGCGAACTGCATCCCAGCCTGGCGGAAAAAGATGACCTGAGCGGTCGGGTGTGCGTGTTTGAGTTTGAACTGGCGCCGATGAGCCAGGCGTTTCGCAAGCCGCTGGCGTTGTATAAACCGTTTTCGATTTACCCCGCCGTCGAACGCGACCTGGCGTTTCTCTTGCCGGACGGCGTGACCGCGCAAGCAGTCGAAAAAGTCGTACAGAAACAGGGCGGCGCGTTATTAGAGAGCGTTGCGTTGTTTGACCACTATCGCGGCAAACAGGTGGCGGAAGGCTTCGCCAGCGTGGCGTTTCGTTTGACCTTCCGCTCGCCCAGCGAAACCTTGAAAGAAGAAACCGTCGACGGCGTTTGCCGTTCGATTTTGGACGAGTTGCAAAAAAAGCTAAACGTACAGTTGCGTTCTTAG
- a CDS encoding glycosyltransferase, which translates to MRILALNYEFPPIGGGGGSAHRNLIQEWAAMDDVELTLIAPSVETQTVDLSERARLLLYAFPKRDMRYWRRGEVLRFLWRFHQLVRAHLREHSYDLIHAFFGFPTGLLAYRLCGDTPYIVSVRGSDVPGYNQRFGLDYIVLKPLLQRIYSNAAAVVANSDGLKHLYENAFPHLSASVIPNGIDMDAFHPVEREWDGPLSLISVGRMIPRKGFDVLLRACAVLHQDKIPFQSHLVGDGPEEANLKTLADELGVSDRVIFHGGLTREQIAALLPRCHAFVLPSYAEGMANAALEAMACGLPLLLTDVGGSRELIDGNGAIVPCGEVGALAEHLRNWLSAPNLLEQMGRRSRERAQHFSWNAAAQMYRDLYLQVLDSQKEK; encoded by the coding sequence ATGCGCATTCTGGCGCTCAATTACGAATTCCCCCCTATCGGCGGCGGCGGCGGTTCCGCCCATCGCAACCTGATTCAAGAGTGGGCGGCGATGGACGATGTTGAACTGACGCTGATTGCTCCCTCGGTCGAGACGCAAACGGTCGATTTGAGCGAACGTGCGCGGCTATTGCTATATGCGTTCCCCAAGCGGGATATGCGCTATTGGCGGCGGGGCGAGGTCTTGCGTTTTCTCTGGCGCTTTCATCAATTGGTTCGCGCTCACCTGCGCGAGCATTCCTATGATTTGATCCACGCTTTTTTTGGCTTTCCAACCGGGTTGCTGGCCTATCGGCTTTGCGGCGATACGCCCTACATCGTTTCGGTGCGTGGGTCGGACGTGCCGGGATATAACCAGCGCTTCGGGCTTGATTACATTGTGTTGAAACCGCTGCTGCAGCGCATTTATTCCAACGCGGCGGCGGTGGTCGCCAACAGCGACGGGTTGAAGCATTTGTATGAGAATGCGTTTCCGCATTTAAGCGCGAGCGTCATCCCCAATGGTATTGACATGGATGCTTTTCATCCCGTGGAGCGCGAGTGGGACGGGCCGTTGTCGCTCATTAGCGTTGGACGAATGATTCCACGCAAAGGGTTTGACGTGCTGCTGCGGGCGTGTGCGGTTCTTCATCAAGACAAAATTCCCTTTCAAAGCCATCTCGTCGGCGATGGGCCGGAAGAAGCAAATTTGAAAACGCTTGCGGATGAACTTGGCGTCAGCGACCGCGTAATATTTCATGGCGGATTAACGCGTGAACAGATCGCGGCGCTATTGCCGAGGTGTCATGCGTTTGTATTGCCGTCGTATGCGGAAGGTATGGCCAACGCCGCGTTAGAAGCGATGGCCTGCGGTTTGCCCCTGCTGTTGACCGATGTGGGCGGCAGCCGTGAACTCATCGACGGCAACGGCGCCATCGTTCCATGCGGCGAGGTCGGCGCCCTGGCGGAGCACTTGCGAAACTGGCTGAGCGCACCCAACCTGTTGGAGCAGATGGGCCGCCGTTCGCGCGAGCGGGCGCAGCATTTTTCATGGAACGCCGCCGCGCAAATGTATCGCGACCTCTATCTCCAAGTATTGGATTCACAGAAAGAAAAATGA
- a CDS encoding glycosyltransferase family 39 protein, translating into MTDAPDQSPAKDRTDWKIAALIAVVAWALLLPQLGAPGVTWDEAAPNIPAAQKQGEWINGLFSLDAPFSKETIDAYWTTTSDHPSLPRTIAAVSRLLLMGWVDELVALRAPSALIGGLLAASIFLFLRPMLSRAGALAGALSLLFMPRVFGHLHLFSLDVPIMAWWFWAGVIGFNVIERRWPPWLFGVAYAIAFTTKLHSVFLPFPLLLWALVHIFLNRQDRRESLVRLVQAIGWAAALTPILYVGLQPWLWHDTLPRIIERFIDYADKSTARPIALFYLGTIYHGDSPWHYPLVMLLLTLPATILVCAFVGLFSWTRSEKRFAWNDPSGVRLFLLLHFLTPLSLVILPLAQAYDGCRLFLPCFPFAACLAGWGAQRLFDWTRRLPAVVVQCVFWTLLAGPFAMTAYQIHPHYLAYYNSLAGGVSGANEMGMESTYWCDSLTRDMLEAINATAPPGATMRPLSMPFEVIDYYKQRGWLRDDIVHVADPPYDFHLLQSRQGMFTQAEATLYFRRKPLAAIEIDGVRLFALYGKM; encoded by the coding sequence ATGACTGACGCGCCGGATCAATCTCCTGCAAAAGACCGTACGGATTGGAAAATCGCCGCGCTGATTGCGGTGGTTGCGTGGGCATTGCTGTTGCCGCAGTTGGGTGCGCCGGGGGTGACCTGGGACGAAGCCGCGCCCAATATTCCCGCCGCGCAAAAACAGGGCGAATGGATCAACGGCCTGTTTTCGCTTGACGCGCCTTTTTCAAAAGAAACCATCGACGCCTATTGGACGACGACCTCCGACCATCCATCGCTGCCGCGTACTATCGCTGCGGTTTCGCGCCTGTTGCTGATGGGTTGGGTGGATGAACTGGTCGCGTTGCGGGCGCCGTCGGCGTTGATCGGCGGCTTGTTAGCGGCGTCGATCTTTTTGTTCTTGCGCCCCATGCTTTCCCGCGCGGGCGCATTGGCGGGGGCGCTTTCGCTGTTGTTTATGCCGCGCGTGTTTGGGCATCTGCACTTGTTCAGCCTGGACGTCCCCATCATGGCGTGGTGGTTTTGGGCGGGCGTGATCGGCTTCAACGTGATCGAGCGCCGTTGGCCGCCGTGGTTGTTCGGCGTTGCCTATGCGATTGCGTTCACGACGAAGTTGCATTCGGTCTTTTTGCCGTTCCCGTTGTTGCTGTGGGCGCTTGTGCATATTTTTTTGAACCGCCAAGACCGCCGCGAATCATTGGTGCGGCTGGTGCAAGCCATCGGCTGGGCGGCGGCGTTGACGCCGATTCTTTATGTAGGTTTGCAGCCTTGGCTGTGGCATGACACCCTGCCGCGCATCATCGAACGCTTTATTGATTATGCAGATAAATCGACTGCGCGGCCCATCGCGCTGTTTTATTTAGGAACCATCTATCACGGCGACTCGCCCTGGCATTATCCGCTGGTGATGTTGTTGCTGACGCTGCCCGCGACGATTTTGGTTTGCGCGTTTGTCGGTTTGTTCTCATGGACGCGTAGCGAAAAGCGCTTCGCCTGGAACGACCCGAGCGGCGTGAGGTTGTTTTTGCTGCTGCATTTTTTAACGCCGTTGTCGCTGGTGATCCTGCCGCTGGCGCAGGCATACGACGGTTGCCGATTGTTTTTGCCGTGCTTTCCCTTCGCGGCGTGTCTGGCGGGGTGGGGTGCGCAACGGCTGTTCGACTGGACCCGGCGCCTGCCCGCCGTTGTTGTGCAATGCGTGTTTTGGACGCTGCTGGCGGGACCGTTTGCGATGACGGCCTACCAGATTCACCCACACTATTTGGCCTATTACAATTCACTGGCGGGCGGCGTCAGCGGCGCCAATGAAATGGGCATGGAAAGCACCTACTGGTGCGACTCGCTGACCCGCGACATGCTCGAGGCGATCAATGCAACCGCGCCGCCGGGCGCAACGATGCGTCCGCTCTCGATGCCCTTCGAGGTGATTGATTATTATAAGCAGCGGGGCTGGCTGCGCGACGATATCGTTCACGTGGCCGACCCGCCCTATGATTTCCATCTGCTGCAATCGCGCCAGGGCATGTTTACCCAGGCGGAGGCGACGCTGTATTTTCGCCGCAAGCCTCTCGCCGCGATTGAGATCGACGGCGTCCGCCTCTTCGCGCTGTATGGGAAGATGTGA
- a CDS encoding cell division protein ZapA — protein MSQHPDIIQLEIMGTHLQLRGGDDPDAVREAGALVKERIDELVAQAPTAPSLKVVLLVAINLADELMQNARDGSEMDEAVSRANRILDKVSNSSK, from the coding sequence ATGTCGCAACACCCAGACATCATCCAACTCGAAATTATGGGGACCCATCTCCAACTGCGCGGGGGCGATGACCCCGATGCGGTGCGTGAAGCGGGCGCTCTGGTGAAAGAGAGAATTGATGAGCTGGTCGCCCAGGCTCCGACCGCGCCGTCGCTAAAGGTTGTGCTGTTGGTTGCGATTAATCTCGCTGATGAATTGATGCAGAACGCCCGCGACGGCAGCGAGATGGACGAAGCGGTCAGCCGGGCGAACCGCATTCTTGACAAAGTCTCCAACTCTTCGAAATAA
- the larC gene encoding nickel pincer cofactor biosynthesis protein LarC yields the protein MKTLYFDVFAGVSGDMCIGAFIDAGCPVDELRALLSQLELPGFDLQSETVRRGALSGTKAHVIVEEEHHVHRSLGDVLTIVDKIAWPGNVRQRIEDTFTALAKAEGKIHDKPYDQIHFHEVGSYDAILDISGALLALHILGVEACACSKVHVGEGLLTGTRHGTIPLPPPASADLLQGFELFSTGRNIEMVTPTGAALLKTLAGGSSPMPGMKIDAIGYGAGSRDPKDLPGLLRVFIGETAPGGADRVAVIEANIDDMNPEFFEPLFESLFKQGALDVALSPVQMKKNRPGVTISVIAPIPNKEAIAHVLLRESSSIGVRMHECERRTLERKTCVVETQWGPVKGKVCWGHGVEPRFSPEYDSAKQIHDEHDIPMSRIYQEAARVYGAKSTSKDD from the coding sequence ATGAAAACTCTTTATTTCGACGTATTCGCCGGCGTCAGCGGCGATATGTGCATCGGCGCCTTCATTGATGCGGGCTGCCCGGTTGATGAACTACGCGCCCTACTTTCACAATTAGAACTGCCCGGGTTCGATCTCCAGAGCGAGACGGTGCGTCGCGGGGCCTTGTCGGGAACCAAAGCGCACGTCATCGTCGAAGAAGAACATCACGTCCACCGCTCACTCGGCGACGTTCTGACTATTGTTGACAAAATAGCGTGGCCCGGCAATGTCCGCCAACGCATTGAAGACACTTTCACCGCATTGGCCAAAGCCGAAGGTAAAATCCACGATAAACCCTACGACCAGATCCATTTCCACGAAGTCGGCTCGTATGACGCCATTCTCGACATCAGCGGCGCCCTGTTGGCGCTGCATATCCTCGGCGTCGAAGCCTGCGCCTGCTCCAAGGTACATGTCGGCGAAGGGCTTCTGACGGGAACGCGGCACGGAACCATCCCGCTGCCGCCACCCGCGTCGGCGGATTTATTGCAGGGGTTTGAACTCTTTTCAACTGGACGCAACATCGAGATGGTGACGCCGACTGGCGCAGCGCTTTTGAAAACGCTGGCGGGCGGTTCGTCGCCCATGCCGGGCATGAAGATCGACGCCATCGGCTATGGCGCCGGCAGCCGCGACCCCAAAGACTTGCCGGGGCTGTTGCGCGTCTTCATCGGCGAGACCGCGCCCGGCGGCGCTGACCGCGTCGCTGTGATCGAAGCCAATATCGACGACATGAACCCCGAGTTTTTCGAGCCGTTGTTCGAGTCACTATTCAAACAAGGCGCGCTTGACGTCGCGTTGTCGCCTGTCCAAATGAAAAAGAACCGCCCCGGCGTGACGATTTCCGTCATTGCTCCAATTCCAAACAAAGAAGCAATCGCTCACGTTCTGCTGCGCGAAAGTTCTTCCATCGGCGTACGTATGCACGAGTGTGAGCGCCGCACGCTCGAGCGCAAAACTTGCGTGGTTGAAACGCAATGGGGGCCGGTCAAAGGCAAGGTATGTTGGGGGCATGGGGTGGAACCGCGCTTCAGCCCTGAATATGACAGCGCAAAACAAATCCACGATGAGCACGACATCCCCATGAGCCGGATCTATCAAGAAGCCGCCCGCGTTTATGGCGCCAAATCAACAAGCAAGGACGACTAA
- a CDS encoding CNNM domain-containing protein has protein sequence MYSLLFVFFAVSIIFSFLCSLWEAVLLSITPSYMQVKLNEGGAIGPRLQQFKQNIDKPLAAILSLNTIAHTVGAIGVGQEATKIWAESNPLITGVAVPVLMTAAILIISEIIPKTMGATNWRALAPFTVHSLAVLLVVLAPLVWMCQVFTALFYSGKGRSAFTRSDFLAMAQLGSQEGELNPVETQFIHNIINLKHYQTRQIMTPRTVVVVASEEMPFREFYDKQDELIFSRIPLYRADDKEHISGYILKDEVLEHLVEGEEGKPLKTLKRDIVCVMETYNIFQLFNDFVQKREHIALVVDEFGSMTGVVSMEDVIETLLGLEIVDETDKNVNMQALARRDWKKRFKNSEDIRASQSKPTDS, from the coding sequence ATGTATTCACTGTTGTTTGTTTTTTTTGCCGTATCAATTATTTTTTCGTTCTTGTGTTCGCTGTGGGAAGCCGTGCTTTTGAGCATAACTCCCTCCTATATGCAGGTGAAACTGAATGAAGGCGGCGCCATCGGCCCCCGACTGCAGCAGTTCAAACAAAACATCGATAAACCCTTGGCGGCGATTTTAAGCCTCAACACCATTGCCCATACTGTCGGCGCCATCGGCGTCGGCCAGGAAGCGACAAAAATTTGGGCGGAAAGCAATCCACTAATCACGGGCGTCGCCGTGCCTGTTCTAATGACCGCAGCGATTCTGATTATTTCTGAGATTATTCCCAAGACAATGGGCGCCACCAACTGGCGCGCGCTGGCCCCGTTTACGGTGCACTCGCTGGCGGTGTTGTTGGTGGTGTTGGCGCCGCTGGTGTGGATGTGCCAGGTGTTTACGGCGCTGTTCTATTCAGGCAAAGGGCGCAGCGCGTTCACCCGCTCTGACTTTCTTGCGATGGCGCAACTCGGCTCGCAAGAGGGAGAACTCAATCCAGTCGAAACCCAGTTTATTCATAACATCATCAACCTGAAGCACTATCAAACCCGCCAGATAATGACCCCGCGCACGGTGGTCGTTGTTGCGTCGGAAGAGATGCCGTTTCGCGAATTTTATGATAAGCAAGACGAACTCATCTTTTCGCGCATTCCCCTGTATCGAGCGGACGACAAAGAGCATATCAGTGGATATATCTTGAAAGACGAGGTGCTGGAACATCTGGTCGAAGGCGAAGAAGGCAAGCCGCTGAAAACGCTCAAACGTGATATCGTATGCGTGATGGAGACCTACAACATATTTCAATTGTTCAACGATTTTGTTCAGAAGCGTGAACACATCGCCTTGGTCGTCGATGAATTCGGCAGTATGACCGGGGTCGTTTCTATGGAAGACGTCATTGAGACATTGTTGGGCCTTGAAATCGTTGATGAGACAGACAAAAACGTAAATATGCAGGCGCTGGCGCGGCGTGATTGGAAAAAGCGCTTTAAGAATTCTGAAGACATTCGCGCATCCCAATCCAAACCCACCGATTCATAA